Proteins encoded within one genomic window of Diceros bicornis minor isolate mBicDic1 chromosome X, mDicBic1.mat.cur, whole genome shotgun sequence:
- the DUSP9 gene encoding dual specificity protein phosphatase 9 — translation MEGLGRSCLWLRRELSPPRPRLLLLDCRSRELYESARIGGALSVALPALLLRRLRRGSLSVRALLPGPPLQPPPPAPVLLYDQGGGRHRRGEAEAEEWEAESVLGTLLQKLREEGYLAYYLQGGFSRFQAECPHLCETSFNSRGGPSTAPVPSPVVGLGGLCLGSDCSDAESEPDRDSMSCGLDSEGGTPPPGGLLPSFPVQILPNLYLGSARDSANVESLAKLGIRYILNVTPNLPNLFEKNGAFHYKQIPISDHWSQNLSQFFPEAIAFIDEALSQNCGVLVHCLAGVSRSVTVTVAYLMQKLHLSLNDAYDLVKRKKSNISPNFNFMGQLLDFERSLRLEERRAREQGSGGQESAASDPPSFFTTPTSDGVFELDPT, via the exons ATGGAGGGTCTGGGCCGCTCGTGCCTGTGGCTGCGCCGGGAGCTGTCGCCCCCGCGGCCGCGGCTGTTGCTCCTTGACTGCCGCAGCCGCGAGCTGTACGAGTCAGCACGCATCGGCGGGGCTCTGAGCGTGGCCCTGCCCGCGCTGCTGCTGCGCCGCCTGCGGCGGGGGAGCCTGTCAGTGCGCGCACTCCTGCCCGGGCCGCCTCTGCagccgcccccgcccgccccggTGCTCCTGTACGACCAGGGCGGGGGCCGGCACCGGCGCGGGGAGGCCGAGGCCGAGGAGTGGGAGGCCGAGTCCGTGCTGGGCACCCTGCTCCAGAAGCTTCGGGAGGAAGGCTACCTGGCCTACTACCTACAGG gtGGCTTCAGCAGATTCCAGGCCGAGTGCCCTCACCTGTGTGAGACCAGCTTCAACAGTCGTGGTGGCCCAAGCACAGCCCCGGTGCCCAGCCcagtggtggggctgggtggCCTGTGCCTGGGCTCCGACTGCTCCGATGCGGAATCTGAGCCCGACCGTGACTCCATGAGCTGTGGCCTGGATTCGGAGGGTGGCACACCCCCCCCAGGGGGGCTGCTGCCATCCTTCCCCGTCCAGATCCTGCCCAACCTCTACCTGGGCAGTGCCCGGGATTCGGCCAATGTGGAGAGCTTGGCCAAGCTGGGCATCCGATACATCCTCAATGTCACCCCCAACCTCCCTAACCTCTTCGAGAAGAACGGCGCCTTTCACTACAAGCAGATCCCCATCTCAGACCACTGGAGCCAGAACCTGTCCCAGTTCTTTCCAGAGGCCATTGCGTTCATTG ATGAGGCCTTGTCCCAGAACTGTGGGGTGCTCGTTCACTGCCTGGCAGGAGTCAGCCGCTCTGTCACCGTCACCGTGGCCTACCTCATGCAGAAGCTCCACCTCTCACTCAACGATGCCTATGACCTTGTCAAGCGGAAGAAGTCTAACATCTCGCCCAACTTCAACTTCATGGGGCAGCTGCTGGACTTCGAGCGCAGCCTGCGGCTGGAGGAGAGGCGTGCACGGGAGCAGGGCAGCGGGGGGCAGGAGTCGGCTGCCTCTGACCCGCCCTCTTTCTTTACCACCCCCACCAGCGACGGTGTCTTTGAGCTGGACCCCACATag